CGACAGTTTTCATAAGCGCAAACCAGAATTATCTAAAAGTAAGAGGATTATCCAGAATTAAGTTCGTtatgttaaaattatttatttaattttaatactcgttaaaattttataatttataattacattTAATTGATGCTGTACAAATATATGAAAGTAATGGTAATAACTATTCAAACTGTGTCATATTACGATATTTGTAGAAGATAATTAATTTAAGATAAGAATAAGTTTATTATTTTACAGAGATCAGCATTTCCTAAGAAGTTTATTAGCAGCAAGTGGtaagaaatattattaaatataataagtgtatattgaaaaattaaagatgTCTAAGGTACGTTATATTTTCTTCTTCCTTAATTTCGTTCGATGTTTTCGTTATGTTTATTTGATTCAAGTTATTAAACTACaatttaaattctatttttatttaaaacgtttgaaaaattgtttattcTTACTCGTAACgcaaaatatttatctaaaTGAGAATCTTGTCTATCTctaaatgaaagaaatataaaaataaagtacAATGTATTCGTTAGAGATATTTGATTTTCTTTAAAGAATCGATTCTGGATCGAATCATGAGTATTGATTCTCTCAAAGAATCAAAGAATTAATTTTGCAAGAAtcgattcaaattttttttatatttacatattaGAAACTTTACagctttaataataaatttgcaattaaaataatagtaattagtaataaattatattatgtaACTCTGTAAATAAGCTATACAATTTTGGAATAAATAAAACTTGTCAGCAGATAATCGATTCAAAAAATCAACTTTTTACCCGAAAAAATTAGTCTCTTCATTAATCGAATCGGAATCGAATATCTCTAGTATTCGTATAATTGTAATGTTCAAGCTTACAAACTGTGTCGTTAATAATTTGTTTCAATATTAgagttaataataatattcagaGCATGTAATTCTTTAGAAATCATTATAGAGGGCGTGTTTATGCGCTTGTCAGTCCATGTCCATGTCAGCTGTTAGCAATGAACTCATCTAGTCGTCGTTTAAAGTGAGAAAATTAACTAATTCcgctaaaattatttaaattttattcatcgGTCGTGTGTttacaaaaatgtttaaatatataTTCAAAATTGAAGCGTTAAAGTTTGAttgaaaattatgaacttttttTAAGGTTATATCTAATGTATATAATTCTTTCGATGCGTTTGTAATGAAGCCATACGTTTTATTTTTGTGTGTTTACCTAGTTTGAAGATATTGGCTGGTGCTGTAGTATGCGACGAAAGTATTTTAAAAGGGGACATTACCATCGGCCCAAAAACGGTGATTCATCCGAAAGCCAAAATCATTGCAGAGGCTGGCCCAATTATAATAGGTGAAGGGAACATTATTGAAGAAATGTCAACGATAGCAAACAGGTAACGATGTTTGACTTTGTTTCTCTCTTTCTATTACAATAGAATGTTTACTACATTGCAGGTTACCACCAGGTGCGCCTGAACCTACAACAGTTCCAGTACAAATAATTGGTAGTTATAATGTGTTCGAAACAGATTGTACTTGTGAAGCATTCAAAGTTGGGGATAACAATACTTTAGAAAGCAAAGGTTGttgtattaaacaatatttggaaactcatttattattcatttattttattcaaattacttttttattttcagCATTTGTTGGTCGTAAAGTTGAATTGACTAATGGCTGTGTCATAGGGGCAGCATGCACAGTGACAGAACCTGAGGTAATACCTGAAAACACTGTAATATATGGTAGTCAGTGTCAACGTAGAGAAATGTACGATAAACCATACGTAAGTGTTTATTAAATTCTTGACGATGTTATTAATTGTATATTAATAGAATCTGTCAATGTTATACTTTCTTTATTTTAGCCTCAGATAGGTCAGCTAGAATTCTTAGTAAAACTTTTACCTAACTATCACCATCTTCGAAAGCCTAATGTAAAATCTACAATAAACGAAAGCGGTATGTAATTCTATTACTGAATTATTGCCTGGTTTGGTGATACGTTTGTATTATGATTTACTGTTATGAAGAATAATTTATGGTTTTTTATTTGATTTATACACGAAAATACaagtatttaataaatattacccCTTTAACACCTTTTTAAAGTGATACTATAGAAACTATAGTATAGATAGTGGTGTCGATATATCATAATATGTACTGCTTTACTACTTTACCTTTTCCCTAATCAATGATagtcactgctttcttaatattaCGGAGTGGAGTGTGATTCGAAATATcgggatttttaaaaatattataaactcaaataaataattacagAAATAAAAAGATAAATGTCGAGTATACAAATaactatataatattttatttagaattCACGTGTAAAAATGCTATTTTTTTTACGTACGTTGTTTGATGACAGTCTCGTTCGGTTAACCGTTCTTCTTTTTAACCTTAACGGTCCAGTTTGTCATAGATATCTTCCTTTTCGAGATTTTCAATATTCCCGATTGATAAAATACTTTCGAGATCCCGTCTCGATCTTATAAAAAAATGTCTCGTTTCGAATCGATATTTTCGAGATCTCGCATACCCCTAGTAATTTAACTTTACATTGTACATACAGATGGCGGTTGCATCTTGccgatttaaattatttaaagattTAAAACAAACACacgtataataaaattataaatacaaaatttatgaaaatttaGTCAGACATTACAATATAATGAATACATTTTTCAAAGTAATATTTTACTGAAAGCTTTGTGAATCTATGTACAGTACTTGACAAACACTCTTTGTTGTGTAATTTTAGTATGCAATACAATAtatattgtattaattaactaaTAGATAGAGGAAGAGATGATATATGTATGTGtcattacaataaaattaataaactatTGCTACAAacacatatttttaaaattaaatcaaaTTAAATGTTACAGAAGTCTTCGATATTAAGTCCCTGCTCGTGTATGGTTTACGAAGTTTTGATATGGGACTAGCTTTTTGCCATTCGGTGCAAGTGTTGTCGTTTCTTTTGCAACAGTATGTGCATATACAATTCGACTTACGTGGAATGCTCGGGAATAATTTGACCATGTTGAATACTTGCAAGTTGAAGGCTTGCTgcattatattaatttatttaaatttgtcccGCCATTTTGAGACACCCTGTACTTCTCTGAAAGCTGAAAGGCCGAGGGAAACGTCGCACGATCGGTAAATTTGTGTGTGTGGTCGATGCGACAAGTTAATGTAACTTGATGTTTCTCCTTCTCGTCGTTCTTCGCCGAGCAAACTCTCCGGAGAATCGAGCGGCACAATGCTAAACGCTACACCTATGAATATGAATTAGCGTCTCGTCGAGGGGGTTGGATGCGAACCATTTACCGTTTCCGTCAGCTTAACCGCGTACCGCAGTGGCTCTCAATCCTTAAGCTGCAAATGTGCGAATCGTGTTGCCGCATAATTTATCCGAATTTATTTACCACTGACGCGTAAACAATTTCTTTGGTTTGTTACTTCGAAATGAGCAACGATTCGCGAGAATCGTTTCGGCGGGAAGTAACGAGAAACGATGTCAAATGTAATCAGTAGCCATGTTACGTGGGAAATTAAAGGTGCAGACAATGTATTGTATGTACGGGCTTTTATAAATACATTTGACATCTGGAAAAATACCAGTAGTtggatatttataaatttttgagaATTTCAACTCGAATTATAAATTTACATTcgttaaattttgttttatgtGGTAAAGAAAATCTCAAATCTTTTCCCTTATTTTTTATTAGGAGAAATGGCGGTAAAACATGagaatttttaatgaaatcaTTGTTTGAGAAAAGAATGGAGTTATAAgaaaataaaatcaaatttattcCAGATTATCTATATTTGCTTAAATATGATAAAACCGTAACGAGGTTAATGAGAACTGAACTCTCGAGTCTTAATCTCCAAAGGGCCTCGTTGTTTCGAAAGTGCTGAATTATTATTTTGTGACAACTCAGGTGGTTTGGGATAcattaaaacaaaaataaataaaatat
The sequence above is a segment of the Colletes latitarsis isolate SP2378_abdomen chromosome 6, iyColLati1, whole genome shotgun sequence genome. Coding sequences within it:
- the Dctn6-p27 gene encoding dynactin subunit 6 — translated: MNSSSRRLNLKILAGAVVCDESILKGDITIGPKTVIHPKAKIIAEAGPIIIGEGNIIEEMSTIANRLPPGAPEPTTVPVQIIGSYNVFETDCTCEAFKVGDNNTLESKAFVGRKVELTNGCVIGAACTVTEPEVIPENTVIYGSQCQRREMYDKPYPQIGQLEFLVKLLPNYHHLRKPNVKSTINESGM